A single window of Solenopsis invicta isolate M01_SB chromosome 3, UNIL_Sinv_3.0, whole genome shotgun sequence DNA harbors:
- the LOC105201017 gene encoding putative lysozyme-like protein isoform X2: protein MMWVSYAFYGLLLAIAIVNCSPVDTREVKEDDLTPLNEVLVIETDDAADGESGNRDKRKIGLTLGVSNGIINFVFDKVDSFIDSKTKAISVLDESNKAKNQAFGIDSKQSATSEFLNKLLSQKIQAATGSIGPIINSATTFFSGASAGITKALAGKLGPLSSLSGGAGGGGGEHGGSGGSALISNLLTQKIGSLSSLSQGSGGLGSLSGGLGGLSGGSSGNSGSDSHNGNGGSNTGAGINLGAFANLGGYDYAPPQYAAY from the exons ATGATGTGGGTGTCGTACGCGTTCTACGGTCTGCTTTTGGCCATCGCCATTGTCAATTGCAGTCCTGTCGACACGAGAGAAGTCAAGGAAGACGACCTCACTCCGCTGAACGAA GTCTTGGTAATCGAAACTGATGATGCGGCCGATGGCGAAAGTGGCAATAGGGACAAGAGGAAGATTGGCCTCACGTTGGGAGTATCGAACGGCATCATTAATTTTGTGTTTGAC AAAGTGGATTCCTTCATAGACTCAAAAACGAAAGCGATCTCAGTTCTCGACGAATCTAACAAAGCGAAAAACCAAGCTTTCGGCATCGACTCCAAGCAATCGGCTACATCGGAGTTCCTCAATAAATTGCTGTCTCAGAAGATTCAGGCCGCGACTGGTAGCATTGGACCCATCATAAACAGTGCGACGACATTCTTCTCAGGTGCTTCGGCCGGCATCACGAAGGCTTTGGCCGGGAAACTTGGACCTCTAAGTTCGCTTTCCGGTGGTGCGGGTGGTGGAG GCGGAGAGCATGGAGGTAGCGGAGGATCGGCCCTTATCAGCAATCTTTTGACTCAGAAGATTGGCTCTTTGTCGAGCCTGAGCCAGGGTAGCGGCGGTCTAGGCAGTTTGAGCGGCGGTTTAGGCGGTTTAAGTGGCGGCAGCAGCGGTAATAGCGGAAGCGACTCTCATAACGGAAACGGCGGCAGCAATACAGGCGCTGGGATCAATCTCGGCGCTTTCGCCAACCTGGGAGGG